A window of the Henckelia pumila isolate YLH828 chromosome 3, ASM3356847v2, whole genome shotgun sequence genome harbors these coding sequences:
- the LOC140887959 gene encoding uncharacterized protein, producing the protein MVSKLVDRCTHEAENPLEISLREAFISLAPSLRPPFPLTIPTQEEYENLNRAILYGILRESHPAKVHIKHLHGKSTDGYEYFTGLLTKIVNEMFVKLVDPVRKQLLWVTREMVNVAAVGFDGLLVALLRQIVGGDFGEENLWLCFEMVCLLSSKWDCLLEEEPFVLTSALYVFLRLLSDHCRVLNVPKIEDLRRMEIDFCVKLLRREFHLCLKIGRDLVRLLQDLVYVPDFRNIWKDLLYNPSAFKVDGFVDISQIYTSRTSSKYFLLRITPEMESQLRFLLTNVKLGNHKRHQIWFMKKFLAVSERKTVVTDILRFICCAHHPCNDIIQSDIIPRWALIGWLLKCGLKNYVEASVKLALFYDWLFFDEKVDKIMNLEPAILLMVYSLPNYIDVTHSLLEFLFILLDTYDLERKEIILRGISTAFGVIVAKGVVQSLDVLTTCDKLAPFLKQRLGKVLSNSQKDITTTDRSDDGG; encoded by the exons ATGGTGTCCAAACTGGTCGATAGATGCACCCACGAAGCAGAAAACCCCCTTGAAATCTCTCTGAGGGAAGCTTTCATCTCTCTTGCACCCAGCCTGAGACCCCCATTCCCTCTAACTATCCCAACTCAAGAAGAGTATGAAAATCTCAATAGAGCGATACTTTACGGCATTTTACGTGAATCTCACCCAGCTAAAGTTCACATTAAGCACTTGCATGGCAAAAGTACCGATGGATATGAGTATTTTACTGGGCTGCTCACCAAGATTGTGAATGAGATGTTTGTGAAACTTGTTGATCCCGTGCGGAAACAGTTGCTTTGGGTAACTCGGGAGATGGTTAATGTGGCGGCAGTTGGGTTTGATGGTTTGCTGGTCGCCCTTTTGAGGCAGATTGTTGGTGGGGACTTTGGTGAAGAGAATCTGTGGTTGTGCTTTGAAATGGTCTGTTTATTGTCAAGCAAATGGGATTGTCTGTTAGAGGAGGAGCCATTTGTTTTGACTAGTGCTTTGTATGTGTTTCTGCGGTTATTGTCTGATCACTGTAGGGTATTAAATGTTCCAAAGATTGAGGATTTGAGGCGAATGGAGATTGATTTTTGTGTTAAATTATTGAGACGAGAGTTTCATTTATGTTTAAAAATTGGGAGAGATCTTGTTAGGCTTTTGCAAGATTTAGTTTATGTACCTGACTTTCGAAATATATGGAAAGACTTGCTGTACAATCCAAGTGCCTTTAAAGTTGATGGATTTGTAGATATATCACAGATATATACCTCACGAACGTCAAGCAAGTATTTTTTGCTCAGGATAACTCCAGAAATGGAATCACAGTTGAGGTTTTTGCTGACTAACGTGAAGCTTGGAAATCATAAACGGCATCAAATTTGGTTTATGAAGAAATTTCTTGCTGTGTCTGAGAGGAAGACAGTAGTCACTGACATTCTGAGATTTATATGTTGTGCTCATCATCCATGCAATGAcataattcaatcggatatcATCCCAAGATGGGCTTTGATTGGTTGGTTACTGAAGTGTGGCCTGAAGAACTATGTTGAAGCAAGTGTGAAGCTTGCCTTGTTCTATGATTGGCTTTTCTTTGATGAAAAGGTGGATAAAATCATGAATCTTGAACCTGCTATTTTGTTGATGGTCTATTCTCTACCTAATTACATCGATGTTACACATTCTCTTCTTGAATTTCTCTTTATATTGTTGGATACTTATGATCTTGAGAGAAAAGAGATTATACTTCGTGGAATCTCAACAGCTTTTGGTGTGATTGTTGCAAAAGGTGTGGTTCAATCACTTGATGTGTTAACCACTTGTGATAAACTTGCTCCCTTTCTCAAGCAAAGGCTTGGTAAGGTGCTATCAAACTCTCAG AAGGATATCACTACAACTGATCGCAGTGATGATGGTGGATAA